Proteins from a genomic interval of Chlamydia crocodili:
- a CDS encoding virulence factor, producing MNDKQNMTNDFIKIVKDVEKDFPELDIKMKVHKEKITFLNSPLELYHKSISVILNLLNQIQTSLGLFPDSPIVEQMEHNNLKLKKALIMLILSRKDMFSKAE from the coding sequence ATGAATGATAAACAGAATATGACTAACGATTTTATCAAAATTGTGAAAGATGTTGAGAAAGATTTTCCAGAACTAGATATCAAGATGAAAGTGCATAAGGAAAAGATTACTTTTTTGAATTCCCCTTTAGAATTGTACCACAAAAGTATATCCGTTATTCTAAACCTTCTCAATCAAATACAAACATCTTTAGGTTTGTTCCCCGACTCTCCTATAGTCGAACAGATGGAACATAATAATTTGAAGCTGAAAAAAGCCTTGATCATGTTGATTTTATCAAGAAAAGATATGTTCTCAAAAGCTGAATAA
- a CDS encoding tyrosine-type recombinase/integrase codes for MSGLNHYHKSRLFLTVLEAANVWLATLSPITKKNYASGIKFLISNNILDGSMKLESLVCFDHCDALNKIKSLTYTYTGKTVSEASKQARAACYISFTKFLYRLTKGLIKQASPSRDFGNSTFYKIRDKVKTEFISKKEWLVFFDSLKKISFRDYLIGKLIIQGVRKLNEVISLRTDDISFVQNQVTFKIKKRQNRYQEVKVSYPNFLMQELRDYLGNREGWVFVSGEGQQVAINQVYYYFKLAENDINSPIKVTPHVLRASALAYLKKMGFADQEIMRVSCLSSTQMLSAYDTGKTDNLTSQLPLIF; via the coding sequence ATGAGCGGTTTGAATCACTATCATAAGAGTAGATTATTTCTAACAGTCCTAGAAGCAGCTAATGTATGGTTAGCCACTTTATCTCCTATTACAAAAAAGAATTACGCTTCAGGAATTAAATTCTTAATCTCCAATAATATATTAGATGGTTCTATGAAATTGGAGAGCTTAGTGTGTTTTGATCATTGTGATGCTCTGAACAAGATAAAGTCGTTAACTTATACTTATACAGGTAAGACTGTCTCAGAAGCATCAAAACAAGCTAGGGCAGCTTGTTATATTTCTTTTACTAAATTTCTTTATCGATTGACAAAAGGCCTTATTAAACAGGCTAGTCCTTCTAGGGACTTTGGTAACTCTACGTTTTATAAAATTAGAGACAAGGTTAAAACAGAATTTATTTCCAAGAAAGAATGGTTAGTGTTTTTTGATTCCCTAAAAAAAATTAGCTTTAGAGATTATCTGATAGGCAAATTGATTATTCAAGGAGTTAGGAAATTAAACGAAGTAATTTCCTTAAGAACTGACGATATATCTTTTGTTCAGAATCAAGTTACTTTCAAGATTAAAAAGCGACAAAATAGGTATCAAGAAGTCAAAGTAAGTTACCCGAATTTCTTAATGCAGGAGCTGCGAGACTATCTTGGAAATAGAGAAGGCTGGGTTTTTGTTTCTGGAGAAGGACAACAAGTAGCAATCAATCAAGTTTATTATTATTTCAAATTGGCTGAAAATGATATTAATTCTCCAATTAAAGTCACACCTCATGTTTTAAGGGCCAGTGCTTTAGCTTATTTGAAAAAAATGGGATTTGCTGATCAAGAAATAATGAGAGTTTCTTGTTTATCTTCTACTCAAATGCTATCAGCATACGATACAGGTAAGACTGACAATTTAACGTCGCAATTACCATTAATATTTTAA
- a CDS encoding ParA family protein yields MKTLAFCSFKGGTGKTTLSLNIGSNLAQISKKRVLLVDLDPQANLTTGLGIQIRDEYGLNEVLRSSNDIRQTIHKTKIENLDIIPSSVLVEDFRGLNKDVGLSVNHLYLALQSVQSQYDICILDTPPSLGILTQEAFLASQYLVVCLTPEPFSILGLQKIKEFCSTIANDLDILGIVFSFWDERNSTNSTYTDIIENICEGKILSNKVRRDITVSRSLLKESPVINVYPNSRASQDILNLTKEIENKLFFNKKLVQETL; encoded by the coding sequence GTGAAAACACTAGCATTTTGTTCTTTTAAAGGTGGTACTGGGAAAACAACCCTGTCCCTTAATATTGGTAGTAATCTTGCTCAAATAAGCAAGAAAAGGGTTTTGCTTGTGGATTTAGATCCACAAGCAAACCTAACTACAGGTCTCGGGATTCAGATCCGTGACGAATATGGTCTTAATGAAGTCTTAAGAAGTTCTAACGATATCAGACAAACTATTCACAAAACAAAAATAGAAAATCTTGATATTATTCCTTCGTCTGTCCTTGTGGAAGATTTTAGGGGACTGAACAAAGATGTGGGCTTGTCAGTTAATCATTTGTACTTAGCCCTACAAAGCGTTCAAAGTCAATATGATATATGTATTCTAGACACCCCACCGAGTCTAGGCATCCTTACTCAGGAAGCTTTTCTAGCTAGTCAATATTTAGTTGTGTGTTTAACACCTGAACCTTTTTCTATACTTGGTTTGCAGAAAATAAAAGAATTCTGCTCAACAATTGCGAATGATTTAGACATACTAGGAATAGTATTTTCATTTTGGGATGAAAGAAACTCAACGAATTCTACGTACACTGATATCATAGAGAATATTTGTGAGGGGAAAATCTTATCTAATAAAGTGCGTAGGGATATTACCGTTAGCAGATCCTTATTAAAGGAAAGTCCAGTAATAAATGTTTACCCAAACTCCAGGGCATCTCAGGATATTTTAAACTTAACTAAGGAAATAGAAAACAAACTGTTCTTCAACAAAAAATTAGTTCAGGAAACTCTGTGA
- a CDS encoding site-specific integrase, with protein sequence MFGNKVYQGNLSHQEFLSIRNERIWEGLRDIPLYEAVCLWLSSLNNHTARSYKGSILALEKIGLVSLKISLQEFALLNHNVILDSIKQVPMKIVPWSEGTKQVRAACYISLTKFLNRATSGLISIAQPSHQESNKTFYKIRDLVKTNALNKIERITFLEALEKINHRDWLIAQTILQGAKRVTEALSITTDKISFENGTISFNQNKSRGVSKTTVITYPQRFMKLISDYVGNRLGLVFITKNGKGVGLKQLAGTFAKAGIKANISFKVTPHVLRATAVTEYKKMGCSDSDIMKVTGHSSSKMIYAYDKSTTSENASKKVSLI encoded by the coding sequence ATGTTTGGGAATAAAGTTTACCAAGGCAACCTATCACATCAGGAATTTCTTTCTATTAGAAATGAACGTATTTGGGAAGGATTAAGAGATATTCCACTTTATGAAGCTGTTTGTTTGTGGTTGTCTTCCCTAAACAATCATACAGCTAGGTCTTATAAAGGATCTATCCTAGCATTAGAGAAAATAGGTTTAGTTTCTCTAAAAATATCCCTACAAGAATTCGCTCTGTTGAATCACAATGTTATCTTGGATTCGATAAAACAAGTTCCCATGAAAATAGTTCCTTGGTCAGAAGGAACAAAACAAGTGCGCGCAGCATGTTATATATCCCTAACAAAATTCTTAAACCGAGCAACATCTGGTTTAATTTCTATAGCTCAACCATCACATCAAGAATCTAATAAAACGTTTTATAAAATTAGAGACTTGGTCAAAACGAATGCTCTGAACAAGATTGAAAGAATCACGTTTTTAGAGGCTTTAGAAAAAATCAATCATAGAGATTGGTTAATAGCTCAGACTATTCTTCAGGGAGCAAAACGTGTGACAGAGGCTTTATCCATCACTACAGATAAAATCTCATTCGAAAATGGGACCATATCTTTCAATCAAAACAAAAGTAGGGGTGTGTCTAAAACAACCGTCATAACCTACCCACAACGATTCATGAAATTAATAAGTGATTATGTGGGAAATAGGTTAGGATTGGTTTTTATAACTAAAAATGGAAAAGGTGTTGGATTAAAACAACTAGCAGGTACTTTCGCTAAAGCTGGAATAAAAGCAAATATATCGTTTAAAGTCACACCTCATGTTTTAAGGGCGACAGCTGTGACTGAATATAAAAAAATGGGTTGCTCAGACTCTGATATCATGAAAGTAACAGGTCATTCGTCTTCAAAGATGATATACGCCTATGATAAATCTACAACATCCGAAAATGCATCAAAAAAAGTATCTCTGATTTAA
- a CDS encoding CT583 family protein produces MSKLVKEASAFFRKNQENTVKEFHKKEFAMDVFSVSLSEDEKEQLESLIISKHRDFDDTCSRGLDSIKLLTGQIKSIQKQHVLLIGEKIYKVRDILRGMNSPETTFSAWINLVFHTKSSAYNALGYYELFISLPDKDTKSLFQSIPYKTAYLLASRKGSVQDKVKVLGKIYGMSNTSAIDVLNKFLPSLRTSQIERLTDCEDRNKELSEKLMEILKTVCSGLELSEYNKNLLQQLFEKTLQIDSRC; encoded by the coding sequence GTGAGTAAATTAGTAAAAGAAGCATCTGCATTTTTTCGAAAAAATCAAGAGAACACAGTAAAAGAATTCCACAAAAAAGAATTCGCGATGGATGTTTTTTCAGTCTCTCTAAGCGAAGATGAAAAAGAACAACTAGAGAGTTTGATTATTAGCAAACATCGTGATTTTGATGATACATGTAGTCGTGGACTAGATTCTATCAAACTATTAACAGGACAAATCAAATCTATACAAAAACAACACGTTCTTTTGATTGGAGAAAAAATTTATAAAGTTAGAGATATTTTAAGAGGCATGAATTCACCTGAAACAACATTTTCAGCATGGATAAATCTTGTTTTTCACACAAAATCTTCAGCTTATAATGCTCTAGGGTATTACGAACTATTTATAAGTCTCCCAGATAAAGATACAAAATCTTTGTTTCAATCAATACCTTATAAAACAGCTTATTTGTTAGCCTCTAGAAAGGGATCTGTTCAAGATAAAGTTAAGGTCTTGGGTAAAATCTATGGTATGTCAAATACATCAGCTATTGATGTTTTAAATAAGTTTCTTCCTTCCTTGAGAACTTCTCAAATAGAAAGGCTGACAGACTGTGAAGATAGGAATAAAGAATTATCCGAAAAATTAATGGAAATTCTGAAGACAGTATGTTCTGGGTTGGAATTATCCGAATATAACAAAAACTTATTGCAGCAGCTTTTTGAGAAAACTCTTCAGATTGATTCCAGATGCTGA
- a CDS encoding replicative DNA helicase, with protein MIKQSEEEKELLDVEFFVLGQAVNYLEHAHTVVRRLSESHFKLENHKNIFLLIRDILRDRDTISISLIWEEIKRRNLDKRMDVSYLIHMSQNADIPIDLDHHIDFLHEKHVNSLLKEFLDSSFQDFTRYPNRRSPYTLIDQFKERLDNIHKKTSYPRRKNIGKTVYDIFSLGDDGKNSVISQIRHRYDYRSRHQIDYVDGLPTGYSPIDENSIILSKGNFVVVAARPAMGKTAFAIDIALNLVLEQQKAVGFISLEMSPNQIVERVVSNLSEISCEQLKRGNFSRDILSKIEDIGKRLKGTHFFICDNKSTDLNALIDQARELKENQGIDALFIDYLQLIGSNKKAENRQNEIAEISRQLRKLAGELQIPVVCLSQLSRKVEDRGDKRPMLSDLRDSGQIEQDADVILFLHRKDYYSQEAPKGLSEIIIGKNRHGSVFSTNLKFNSSTGKFSVQKEAW; from the coding sequence ATGATAAAACAATCTGAAGAAGAAAAAGAGCTTTTAGATGTTGAATTTTTTGTTCTAGGACAAGCTGTTAATTATCTGGAACATGCCCATACAGTTGTTCGTAGATTATCAGAGAGTCATTTTAAATTAGAAAATCATAAGAACATATTTCTGCTTATACGCGATATATTAAGAGATAGAGATACGATTTCAATCTCTTTAATTTGGGAAGAGATTAAGAGAAGAAATTTAGATAAACGAATGGATGTTTCGTATCTAATACACATGTCTCAAAATGCGGATATACCTATAGATTTAGATCATCATATTGATTTCTTACATGAAAAACACGTTAACAGCCTCTTAAAAGAGTTTCTAGATTCATCTTTTCAAGATTTCACAAGGTATCCAAATAGGCGTTCTCCATACACACTGATAGATCAATTCAAAGAGCGTTTAGATAATATCCACAAAAAAACCTCATACCCTAGACGAAAGAATATAGGGAAAACGGTTTACGATATTTTTTCATTAGGAGATGACGGGAAAAATAGTGTTATATCTCAAATACGGCATAGATACGACTACAGATCAAGACACCAAATAGATTATGTTGACGGATTGCCTACAGGATACTCACCTATAGACGAGAATAGCATCATATTATCAAAAGGGAATTTTGTTGTTGTTGCTGCTAGACCCGCTATGGGGAAAACTGCCTTTGCTATAGATATAGCTCTTAATCTTGTTCTAGAGCAACAGAAGGCTGTAGGGTTTATTTCATTAGAAATGAGCCCAAATCAAATTGTAGAACGTGTTGTATCAAATTTAAGCGAAATCTCATGTGAGCAATTAAAAAGAGGCAACTTCTCTAGGGATATCTTATCAAAAATAGAAGATATAGGTAAGAGACTGAAAGGAACACACTTCTTTATATGTGATAATAAAAGCACGGATTTAAACGCGTTAATTGATCAAGCCAGAGAATTAAAGGAAAATCAGGGTATAGACGCTCTATTCATAGATTACTTACAGCTAATAGGCTCTAATAAAAAAGCTGAAAATCGACAGAATGAGATTGCTGAAATCTCAAGGCAGTTGAGAAAACTAGCAGGTGAGTTGCAGATTCCTGTTGTATGTTTATCTCAACTGTCAAGAAAAGTAGAAGATCGTGGAGATAAAAGACCAATGTTATCTGATCTCAGAGATAGCGGTCAGATAGAACAGGATGCGGACGTGATATTGTTCTTGCATCGAAAAGATTACTACTCTCAAGAAGCCCCAAAAGGACTTTCAGAGATTATAATTGGAAAAAATAGACACGGCTCTGTGTTTTCAACCAACTTAAAGTTTAATTCATCTACAGGAAAATTTTCAGTTCAGAAAGAAGCATGGTGA